A stretch of the Chlorobiota bacterium genome encodes the following:
- a CDS encoding HAD hydrolase family protein — protein sequence MDFSKIKLLLTDNDGVLTDGGFYYSNSGDVSVKYNSLDGMGIVLLQEKFDVEVVIISGSGADYISNRAKKLGIKIVHLNCYDKVEIVKQILLDKNLQKEEVVFIGDDVNDIDAMNLCGIRVAVANAHSSLLPIVDYVCVKNGGDGAIRELADIIINAKSNKTN from the coding sequence ATGGATTTCTCAAAAATAAAATTGTTACTAACTGATAATGATGGTGTGCTTACTGATGGAGGTTTTTATTATTCAAATAGTGGAGATGTATCTGTAAAATATAATTCGCTTGATGGAATGGGTATTGTTTTGTTGCAAGAAAAATTCGATGTTGAAGTTGTTATAATATCAGGTTCGGGAGCTGATTATATTTCTAATAGAGCAAAGAAATTAGGAATTAAAATTGTACATTTAAATTGTTATGATAAAGTTGAAATTGTAAAGCAAATCTTACTTGATAAGAATTTACAAAAGGAAGAAGTTGTATTTATTGGAGATGATGTAAACGATATAGATGCCATGAATTTATGTGGAATAAGAGTTGCAGTAGCAAATGCTCATAGCAGTTTGTTACCAATAGTAGATTATGTATGCGTTAAAAATGGTGGTGATGGAGCAATTCGTGAGTTAGCAGATATTATTATTAATGCAAAATCAAATAAAACTAATTGA
- a CDS encoding T9SS type A sorting domain-containing protein has protein sequence MKSKFQSLSFLLILIVSIISGSQNLLKANPPVCLIRPLSNESYCVDAAGNISISWNNADATCNTIVQYGPTIVGPWTTITATGSSPGGSVSWAPPTVPGNWFVKLSQGCNAGSTQTVGFQVRAALGGSGTLPDITICAGGTLDLNQAGAGQVTGTGACGNYRYKWTRYDAGSSTWVDMVSNVGLPTAGFITTTWTFNTAAADGGQWALEIYDCQRSSTSPCVSAASQPPYNCGPVRIVFNVNIIIPFNSLTLTPGSTFNVCKGSGQIITAAAAGGGAATYIFERSSNGAIPWTNVQTGSSPTYDVSTKVGISFYRVRLQNAPCAELMSNDVRVDVQELPSGAKITTPGPTTTCVNGSFPQLDAEIIKTPIPGLNYLTNWQMSTDGGVIWTDVTTPGLPPGITFSFTPPGTVPVGETQFRLKVSSLGCLPGIYSNIIKVYGNTGLNFALIAPNPAATTICTSDNIKIDARINLPCPGYANIVTYDVYRNSVVNTNPAWTCPNTPHGIVAGWAEVTPSSIIATGLPYQNIAPGCITGTSPITAISLPSPATPGTYRYYVVARTGCIVGGLPNIVDCQFIDYTINQGPVVTGLTPNLIVCSPNNANWNFTLGGTSALISWTFTPTNPAGPSVPLTNGTKYTISGGLPGPGSFAVLNTTTSDEGVYQATIKSSNSCSDLILTCSLSVKTAVQFTGTNSPVEVCKNATTGILISGITGTFPTGKTDYIYQWRRGTSNLSNGPTGTGSTLSGTDSATLVITNAGAADAGNDYNLNITGYCGTLNVPNQQISLLTPPSLSSMLNQELCVGNNATFTVNGLGSAFIVNWIGPNGAITPGGRFTINANGDMQISNIGFTDAGIYTVTLKNSCNSVGVTSSSRLDILDIPTINTQLSNQTVCPGGNVTFAGSIVTGIPVGTVVYSWAKNNVAIANGPTGTGSTYSGASTTALTITGVKNADAATYTLIAKNKCGEAKSAGQLIVQTSPTISGLVNKTICEDGSVTYDITTGGTGVSVAWKGPTNNAITNGGRFSIASDGDLTINNIVPADEGNYVVTVTGTCAPAVTGTVILTVNRKPKITTEPVSQAVCLNKSATFSVSATGFNINYQWFKNSQLINGATTSTYTIASAIASDEADYTVVISGGCPPNVTSKVAKLKIELSPSITIDPVGSTVCPGDSYTFNVTAGGGVTYQWRKNGVNINGATLSSYTINPVTNNDAGDYDVTVSLPCSSIVSKVGKLIVNNATVVSTQPQDVTVCAGNQVSLGVIATGTNIKYQWKKNGVNIPGSNGSTLILTSASASDAGEYEVIISGDCKPDVTSRKTIVVVNLAPSITTQPTDQNVCIGSQATFSTNGNGTGVSYQWRKNGIIIPGATNSTYTTSNTTDQDDNSIYDVVLSGTCKPDVTSNPTKLTLKRSILDPINTITVMDTTEIDTLREEDVRFKNNGTLPVTVSSISNLLAPFSIVSTTPALLPSAVIGPGQEFVVRVRFTPTEVGERYDTVRITVTDPCIKTFSAPIKANGEDGKAIVTLRLNDTTGFTKKPDSKPDSRTDIIISYNTPPIKLEKVNPTGVTFKISFNGTMLTPVDENLRRNITFSGDTAIMTVVLSGNIPKSGKIVTIPMYILLGNDSVTPLKFYSAPVWSGGKVIVADTKNGSFKALDMCTRGGLRGTRGGSLGITRLTPNPANDKMNVTINSNSEKITINLYDLKGNLILSKNLDNVQSGADYSTDLNFKELSSGMYILIATDGELIDKKMVSIVK, from the coding sequence ATGAAAAGTAAATTTCAAAGTTTAAGCTTTTTACTAATTCTTATTGTTTCCATTATAAGTGGGAGTCAGAATTTACTAAAAGCAAATCCTCCAGTTTGTTTAATTAGACCTTTATCAAATGAAAGTTATTGCGTAGATGCTGCGGGTAACATTTCCATATCTTGGAATAATGCAGATGCAACATGCAATACAATTGTTCAATATGGACCTACTATTGTTGGACCTTGGACTACAATAACTGCAACAGGCTCATCTCCAGGAGGTTCAGTTAGTTGGGCACCTCCAACAGTACCTGGAAATTGGTTTGTCAAATTAAGTCAGGGCTGTAATGCTGGAAGTACACAAACGGTAGGATTTCAAGTAAGAGCAGCTTTAGGTGGCTCTGGAACTTTACCAGATATAACTATTTGTGCAGGTGGAACTTTAGATTTAAACCAAGCTGGTGCTGGACAAGTTACTGGAACAGGAGCTTGTGGAAATTATAGATATAAATGGACAAGATATGATGCAGGGAGCTCTACTTGGGTTGACATGGTATCAAATGTAGGATTACCTACTGCTGGGTTTATAACTACAACTTGGACATTTAACACTGCGGCTGCAGATGGAGGTCAATGGGCTTTAGAAATTTATGATTGTCAAAGAAGCTCAACTAGTCCTTGTGTGTCTGCAGCATCACAACCACCATATAACTGTGGTCCTGTAAGAATTGTATTTAATGTTAATATTATAATTCCATTTAACTCATTAACTTTAACTCCAGGTTCTACTTTTAATGTATGTAAAGGAAGTGGCCAAATTATTACAGCAGCTGCTGCAGGTGGAGGAGCAGCAACATATATTTTTGAGAGAAGTTCTAATGGAGCAATTCCATGGACTAATGTTCAAACGGGTTCATCACCAACTTATGATGTTTCAACAAAAGTAGGTATTAGTTTTTATAGAGTTAGATTGCAAAACGCTCCTTGTGCTGAACTTATGAGTAATGATGTAAGAGTAGATGTACAAGAATTACCTTCTGGAGCTAAGATAACAACTCCAGGACCAACAACAACATGTGTTAATGGATCTTTTCCTCAACTTGATGCTGAAATTATTAAAACACCAATACCTGGTTTAAATTATTTAACAAATTGGCAAATGAGTACTGATGGAGGTGTTATTTGGACTGATGTTACGACTCCTGGGCTACCACCTGGAATCACTTTCTCATTTACTCCTCCTGGAACAGTACCAGTTGGAGAAACACAATTTAGATTAAAAGTTAGTTCATTAGGATGTCTTCCAGGTATTTATTCTAATATAATAAAAGTATATGGAAATACAGGATTAAACTTTGCTTTAATTGCTCCTAATCCTGCAGCAACAACAATTTGTACAAGTGATAATATAAAAATTGATGCTAGAATAAATTTACCTTGTCCAGGTTACGCTAATATTGTAACATATGATGTTTATAGGAATTCAGTAGTAAACACTAATCCAGCTTGGACTTGTCCAAACACTCCTCATGGAATAGTTGCTGGTTGGGCAGAGGTTACTCCTAGTTCAATAATTGCAACAGGTTTGCCTTATCAAAACATAGCACCTGGTTGCATAACAGGAACTTCTCCTATAACTGCTATATCATTACCTTCACCAGCAACTCCAGGTACTTATAGATATTACGTAGTTGCTAGAACAGGCTGTATAGTAGGTGGACTTCCAAATATAGTTGATTGTCAATTTATTGATTATACTATAAATCAGGGTCCTGTAGTAACTGGGTTGACTCCAAACTTAATTGTTTGTTCTCCAAACAATGCAAATTGGAACTTTACATTAGGTGGAACTTCAGCATTAATTAGCTGGACATTCACACCAACAAATCCAGCAGGTCCATCAGTACCATTAACAAATGGTACTAAATATACAATTTCAGGAGGACTTCCAGGTCCAGGCTCATTCGCTGTATTAAATACAACAACATCTGATGAAGGAGTTTATCAAGCAACTATAAAATCATCTAACAGTTGTTCGGATTTAATTTTAACTTGCTCATTATCTGTTAAAACAGCAGTTCAATTTACTGGAACAAATTCTCCAGTCGAAGTATGTAAAAACGCCACTACTGGAATTTTAATTAGTGGAATTACAGGTACTTTTCCTACAGGAAAGACTGATTACATCTATCAATGGAGAAGAGGCACATCAAACTTATCAAATGGTCCAACAGGAACAGGCTCAACTTTATCAGGAACAGATTCAGCAACATTAGTTATTACAAATGCTGGTGCAGCGGATGCTGGAAATGATTACAATTTGAATATAACTGGCTATTGTGGTACTTTAAATGTTCCAAATCAACAAATTTCTTTGTTAACACCACCTAGCTTATCTAGTATGTTGAATCAAGAATTATGTGTTGGTAATAATGCTACATTTACAGTAAATGGATTAGGATCTGCTTTTATAGTAAATTGGATTGGACCTAATGGAGCAATTACCCCAGGTGGCAGATTTACTATAAATGCCAATGGAGATATGCAAATAAGTAACATTGGATTTACTGATGCGGGAATTTATACAGTTACATTAAAGAATAGTTGTAACAGTGTTGGAGTAACATCTTCATCTAGATTAGATATTTTAGATATTCCTACAATTAATACACAATTGTCAAATCAAACTGTATGCCCTGGAGGTAATGTAACATTTGCTGGATCAATTGTAACAGGTATTCCAGTTGGAACGGTAGTTTATAGTTGGGCAAAAAATAATGTTGCAATTGCAAATGGACCAACAGGAACTGGATCAACTTATAGTGGTGCTTCAACAACAGCTTTAACTATTACTGGAGTAAAAAATGCAGATGCTGCAACTTATACATTAATTGCAAAAAACAAATGTGGAGAGGCAAAGAGTGCAGGACAGTTAATAGTTCAAACATCTCCAACAATTTCGGGATTAGTAAATAAAACTATTTGTGAAGATGGAAGTGTTACTTATGATATAACAACTGGTGGCACAGGAGTTAGCGTTGCTTGGAAGGGTCCAACAAATAATGCTATAACTAATGGTGGAAGATTTTCAATTGCTTCAGATGGGGATTTAACAATTAATAATATAGTTCCGGCTGATGAAGGAAATTATGTAGTAACTGTAACAGGTACTTGTGCTCCAGCAGTGACAGGCACAGTAATTTTAACAGTAAATAGAAAGCCAAAAATTACAACTGAACCAGTATCTCAAGCGGTCTGCTTAAATAAATCAGCAACATTCTCAGTTTCTGCTACTGGATTTAATATTAATTATCAATGGTTCAAGAATAGTCAATTAATAAACGGAGCAACAACATCAACTTATACTATTGCCTCAGCGATTGCTAGCGATGAAGCAGATTATACAGTTGTTATCAGTGGTGGATGCCCTCCTAATGTTACATCTAAAGTTGCTAAATTAAAAATTGAACTTTCACCTTCAATAACAATTGATCCTGTTGGATCTACTGTTTGCCCAGGTGATAGCTATACTTTCAATGTTACTGCAGGTGGTGGAGTAACATACCAGTGGAGAAAAAATGGTGTAAACATAAATGGGGCTACTTTATCATCTTATACTATTAATCCTGTAACAAATAATGATGCAGGTGATTATGATGTAACTGTATCATTACCATGTAGCAGCATAGTCTCAAAAGTTGGAAAACTTATTGTTAATAACGCAACAGTTGTATCAACTCAACCTCAAGATGTTACAGTATGTGCAGGTAATCAAGTGAGTCTAGGAGTTATTGCAACTGGAACAAATATTAAATATCAATGGAAGAAGAATGGTGTTAATATACCTGGGTCTAATGGTAGCACATTGATATTAACAAGTGCTAGTGCATCCGATGCTGGTGAATATGAAGTAATTATTAGTGGAGATTGTAAACCGGATGTAACGAGTAGAAAAACAATTGTTGTAGTAAATTTAGCTCCTTCTATTACTACTCAACCAACTGATCAAAACGTGTGTATAGGGTCTCAAGCAACATTTTCAACAAATGGAAACGGGACTGGAGTTTCTTATCAATGGAGAAAAAATGGTATAATAATTCCAGGAGCTACAAATTCAACTTATACAACTTCAAATACAACAGATCAAGATGATAATTCAATTTATGATGTTGTTTTAAGTGGTACATGTAAACCAGATGTAACTAGTAATCCAACAAAACTAACACTCAAACGTTCAATTTTAGATCCAATTAATACTATTACAGTAATGGATACAACTGAAATTGATACACTAAGAGAAGAAGATGTAAGATTTAAAAATAATGGAACATTGCCAGTTACAGTAAGCAGTATTTCAAATTTATTAGCTCCATTTTCGATTGTATCAACAACACCAGCATTATTACCTTCTGCTGTGATTGGTCCTGGTCAAGAGTTTGTTGTTAGAGTTAGATTTACCCCAACAGAAGTTGGTGAAAGATATGATACAGTTAGAATTACCGTAACAGATCCATGCATTAAAACATTTTCAGCTCCAATAAAAGCAAATGGTGAAGATGGAAAAGCTATTGTAACATTAAGATTGAATGATACAACCGGATTTACAAAGAAACCTGATTCAAAACCTGATTCAAGGACTGATATTATAATTAGCTATAATACACCTCCAATTAAATTGGAAAAAGTAAATCCGACTGGAGTAACATTCAAAATTTCATTTAATGGAACAATGCTAACTCCTGTAGATGAGAATTTAAGAAGAAATATTACATTTAGTGGAGATACAGCAATAATGACAGTAGTTTTATCTGGTAATATCCCAAAATCAGGGAAAATTGTAACAATACCAATGTATATTCTTTTAGGAAATGATTCAGTAACACCATTGAAATTCTATTCAGCACCAGTATGGTCTGGTGGAAAAGTAATAGTTGCTGATACTAAAAATGGTAGCTTTAAAGCATTGGATATGTGTACACGTGGCGGATTACGTGGCACAAGAGGTGGATCTTTGGGTATAACAAGATTAACACCTAATCCTGCTAATGACAAAATGAATGTTACTATCAATAGTAATTCAGAAAAAATAACAATCAATTTATATGATTTGAAAGGTAATTTAATTTTAAGTAAGAATTTGGATAATGTACAATCTGGTGCAGATTATTCTACTGATTTAAATTTTAAAGAATTATCAAGTGGAATGTATATTTTGATTGCAACTGATGGAGAATTAATAGATAAAAAAATGGTTAGTATTGTTAAATAA
- a CDS encoding TonB-dependent receptor — protein MKSHFSIFLLYVFLLISSKLLIAQTGFLTGKIIEQSNSEPITGVTVKVIKNESSQRQLGAITSRDGSYKVKNIPIGKYKVIVSCIGYETVERENVEISADKTTELEIVIRPGNLNLDEIIVSASRRQEKVTTAPASVSIINTRTIQEKPTVSIADHLKGITGLDVIQSGLTQNNIVARGFNNLFSGALMVITDNKIASVPSLRLNAYNFIPLVNDDIQQIEVIRGPGAALYGPNTASGVMHIITKSPFSSQGTNLSFSTGTRDLLQGTIRHAGVIGENLGYKISGQYLKGTDWSYVDPAEVKAISDWKADTTKNINGSKIGIRDSTIEKYSGELRLDYLPMNDMTIIGAFGFNNAVKNMELTGVGAGQAQNWQYMYFQGRFLFKDLFFQIFRNQSNAGTTYLLRTGQQILDKSTTTSAQIQHSYQPISIIRLTYGADLVLTNPVTDSTITGSNENDDNTTEIGSYLQSDIKVNDQINLVGAGRIDKHSRLEDVIFSPRAAIVYNPIKDQSLRLTFNRAFSTPGTNELFLDIIAGKSAAFNIRATGIPKNGFTFEMFNGRPLMHSPFKANKNEAIPIDSINRLWPEIQGFLKTKGYDITSIPAPPAGVVKVDVKSLNTSAGDFSLPPLTGNLVSDRKPVAPTITTTTEFGYKGVLFDKLSLSLDLYTSHYKDFVGPLQVITPTVFMRYNDLKNYFTDVLKASGMRADSAAVNAAGLAIGCAGIPLGQITPREAINDPTAVILTYRNYGDITLNGYDFGFQYNIFDNISIVGNMSGVNKNFFENLDSVADLALNAPKFKYAFGVNYHNNSLGFNAEAKLRHIDSFRVNSGAYIGSIPSYSVVDLTVGYQLPFLDGASFTLSATNLLTFVDGGNGNPFIQRHAEVIGAPAIGSLIIGRLSYNFK, from the coding sequence ATGAAATCACATTTTTCGATTTTTCTTCTTTATGTATTTTTACTTATATCTTCAAAATTATTAATTGCTCAAACCGGTTTTCTAACTGGTAAAATAATTGAACAATCAAACAGCGAACCGATAACAGGGGTTACTGTTAAAGTTATAAAGAATGAAAGTTCGCAAAGACAATTAGGGGCAATAACATCAAGAGATGGTTCGTATAAAGTAAAGAACATACCAATAGGGAAGTATAAAGTTATTGTTTCTTGCATTGGATACGAAACAGTTGAAAGAGAAAATGTTGAGATATCTGCTGACAAAACAACTGAACTTGAAATTGTAATTCGTCCTGGCAATTTAAACTTAGATGAAATAATAGTATCAGCTTCTAGAAGGCAAGAAAAGGTTACTACTGCCCCTGCTTCAGTTTCTATAATAAATACTAGAACAATTCAAGAAAAGCCTACAGTTTCAATTGCTGATCATTTAAAAGGTATAACTGGGTTAGATGTTATTCAATCTGGATTAACTCAAAATAATATTGTTGCTCGTGGATTTAACAATTTATTTTCTGGTGCACTAATGGTTATTACTGACAACAAAATTGCTAGTGTCCCATCCTTAAGATTAAATGCATATAATTTTATCCCTTTAGTAAATGATGATATTCAACAAATTGAAGTTATTAGAGGTCCTGGTGCAGCTTTATACGGACCGAATACTGCAAGTGGAGTAATGCATATTATTACAAAGTCACCATTTTCATCACAAGGAACTAATTTAAGTTTTTCAACTGGAACTAGAGATTTGTTACAAGGTACAATTAGGCATGCTGGAGTAATTGGAGAAAATCTTGGTTATAAAATTTCTGGTCAATACTTAAAGGGGACTGATTGGAGTTATGTAGATCCGGCAGAAGTAAAAGCTATAAGCGATTGGAAAGCAGATACAACTAAAAATATTAATGGAAGTAAAATTGGGATTAGAGATAGTACGATTGAAAAATATAGTGGAGAATTAAGATTAGATTATTTACCAATGAACGACATGACAATTATTGGTGCTTTTGGTTTTAACAACGCTGTAAAGAACATGGAGTTAACTGGTGTTGGAGCTGGACAAGCTCAAAATTGGCAGTATATGTATTTTCAAGGTAGATTTTTGTTTAAAGATTTATTCTTTCAAATCTTTAGGAACCAAAGCAATGCGGGTACTACATATTTACTCAGAACAGGACAACAAATTTTAGATAAAAGCACAACAACTTCAGCTCAAATTCAACATTCTTATCAACCGATATCTATAATCAGGTTGACTTATGGAGCAGATTTAGTACTAACAAATCCAGTAACTGATTCTACTATAACTGGATCTAATGAAAATGATGATAACACAACAGAAATTGGTAGCTATTTACAAAGTGATATTAAAGTGAATGATCAAATAAATTTAGTTGGAGCTGGTAGAATTGATAAACATAGTAGATTAGAAGATGTAATTTTTTCCCCAAGAGCAGCAATAGTTTATAATCCAATTAAAGATCAATCATTAAGATTAACATTTAATAGAGCATTTTCAACTCCTGGAACTAATGAACTCTTTTTAGATATTATAGCTGGAAAAAGTGCAGCTTTTAATATCAGAGCTACTGGAATTCCAAAAAATGGATTTACATTTGAGATGTTTAATGGAAGGCCTTTAATGCACTCTCCATTTAAAGCTAATAAAAATGAAGCAATTCCAATTGATAGTATAAATAGGTTATGGCCTGAGATTCAAGGATTTCTAAAAACAAAAGGATACGATATTACTTCTATTCCTGCACCTCCTGCTGGTGTTGTAAAAGTTGATGTGAAAAGCTTAAATACTAGTGCTGGAGATTTCTCTCTACCTCCGTTAACAGGTAATTTAGTTTCAGATAGAAAACCAGTTGCTCCAACAATTACAACAACAACTGAATTTGGATATAAAGGAGTATTATTTGATAAATTGTCATTGAGCTTAGATCTTTATACTTCTCATTATAAAGATTTTGTAGGTCCTTTGCAAGTTATAACTCCAACTGTTTTTATGAGATATAACGATTTGAAAAATTATTTCACAGATGTACTTAAAGCTTCTGGAATGAGAGCAGATTCTGCAGCAGTTAATGCTGCTGGGCTTGCAATTGGATGTGCTGGCATTCCACTTGGGCAGATTACTCCAAGAGAAGCGATAAATGACCCAACAGCAGTAATACTTACATATAGGAATTATGGTGATATTACTCTCAATGGTTATGATTTTGGATTCCAATACAATATTTTTGATAATATTTCTATAGTTGGAAATATGTCTGGTGTAAATAAAAACTTTTTTGAAAATCTTGATAGTGTAGCTGATCTTGCATTAAATGCTCCAAAATTTAAATATGCTTTTGGTGTTAACTATCATAATAATAGTTTAGGTTTTAATGCTGAAGCAAAGCTAAGACATATTGATAGTTTCAGAGTAAATAGTGGAGCTTATATTGGTAGCATTCCTTCTTATTCAGTAGTTGATCTTACAGTTGGATATCAATTACCTTTTTTAGATGGAGCATCTTTTACATTAAGTGCAACTAATTTGTTAACTTTTGTAGATGGTGGTAATGGAAATCCATTTATTCAAAGGCATGCAGAGGTTATTGGAGCTCCGGCAATTGGGAGTTTGATAATTGGTAGGTTAAGTTATAATTTTAAATAA
- a CDS encoding carbonic anhydrase (macrophage inducible 5; Mig-5), with amino-acid sequence MKKTILLSFLVLTFLSLTISPNVSFGGSENKATVDLLIKKVGNPKDEHKKINTPDEALEEMKAGNKRFLKHKMKNINYDKQIEQNKNDQHPHSLVLSCLDSRVPPEIIFDQGFGNIFVARVAGNVEDPNILGSMEFAVKVKGTKLIVVMGHNKCGAVKGAIDNAKLGNLTQLVDQIKPAIKGDSTDKDTMLDESSKNNVKMTITDILNGSKVISDMVNDKQVKIVGAYYDITSGKVTFMDY; translated from the coding sequence ATGAAAAAAACGATATTATTATCATTTTTAGTATTAACTTTTTTATCCTTAACTATTAGTCCAAATGTTAGTTTTGGAGGTAGTGAAAATAAAGCAACTGTTGATTTATTAATCAAAAAAGTTGGTAACCCTAAGGATGAACACAAAAAGATAAACACACCAGATGAAGCATTAGAAGAAATGAAAGCAGGAAACAAAAGATTTTTAAAACATAAAATGAAGAATATCAATTATGATAAACAAATTGAACAAAATAAAAACGATCAACATCCTCATTCATTAGTTTTATCATGTTTAGACTCTAGAGTACCACCAGAGATAATTTTTGATCAAGGATTTGGGAATATATTTGTTGCAAGAGTTGCTGGTAATGTTGAAGATCCAAACATTCTTGGTAGTATGGAATTTGCTGTAAAAGTTAAGGGAACAAAGCTAATTGTTGTAATGGGGCATAATAAATGCGGTGCAGTAAAAGGTGCAATTGACAATGCAAAACTTGGGAATCTTACTCAACTTGTTGACCAAATTAAACCTGCAATTAAAGGTGATTCTACAGACAAAGATACAATGCTAGATGAATCTTCAAAAAACAATGTGAAAATGACAATAACTGATATTTTAAATGGAAGCAAAGTGATAAGTGATATGGTTAATGATAAACAAGTTAAAATAGTAGGTGCATATTATGATATTACTTCAGGTAAAGTAACTTTTATGGATTATTAA
- a CDS encoding TerC family protein, which translates to MIELFPFSDYWLFYVGFTVFVFLMLALDLGVFHKKSHEVSFKEASIWSVVWVSLSLIFNYLFYQYALWKFTTDPRLLAIPGFDAMKEASRVGWEFLTGYVIEKSLSVDNIFIFVMVFGYFSIPLKYQHKILFYGILGALVFRAIFIAIGSALMEYNWVIIVFGLFLLLTGIKMLFASEKEIEPEKNLLVRLMKKFLPVTHQTDGDKFFIKINGVRNATPLFVALVFLEATDIVFAVDSVPAIFSITREPLIVFTSNIFAILGLRSLYFLLAGAVDKFHLLKYGLATVLIFVGLKMVWLNNLYGGHFPIVLSLSIILGVILLSIILSLLIPKKKDINLDK; encoded by the coding sequence ATGATAGAACTTTTTCCATTCTCAGACTATTGGTTGTTTTACGTAGGTTTTACAGTTTTTGTATTTTTAATGTTAGCTCTTGATCTTGGAGTTTTCCATAAAAAATCTCATGAGGTTTCATTTAAAGAAGCTTCTATTTGGAGTGTTGTTTGGGTATCACTTTCATTGATTTTTAATTATCTTTTTTATCAATATGCATTATGGAAATTTACAACAGATCCAAGACTTTTAGCCATACCTGGGTTTGATGCAATGAAAGAAGCAAGCCGTGTTGGATGGGAATTTCTAACTGGTTATGTCATAGAAAAATCTTTATCTGTTGATAACATATTTATTTTTGTAATGGTGTTTGGTTATTTTTCTATACCTTTAAAATATCAACACAAAATATTATTTTATGGAATTTTAGGTGCGTTAGTATTCAGAGCAATATTTATTGCCATTGGTTCTGCTTTAATGGAGTATAATTGGGTTATTATTGTGTTTGGATTATTTTTGTTATTAACTGGAATTAAAATGCTGTTTGCAAGTGAGAAAGAAATTGAACCTGAAAAAAATTTACTTGTAAGATTAATGAAAAAATTTCTACCAGTAACTCACCAAACTGATGGAGATAAGTTTTTTATTAAGATTAATGGAGTTAGGAATGCTACACCATTATTTGTTGCATTGGTTTTTCTTGAAGCAACCGATATAGTTTTTGCAGTTGATTCAGTACCAGCTATTTTCTCTATAACTCGTGAGCCTTTAATTGTATTTACATCCAATATATTTGCTATACTTGGGCTAAGGTCATTATATTTTTTGTTAGCTGGTGCAGTTGACAAATTCCACCTATTGAAATATGGTCTGGCAACAGTATTAATTTTTGTTGGACTTAAAATGGTTTGGTTAAATAATTTGTATGGTGGTCATTTCCCGATTGTGTTGTCACTTTCAATTATTTTAGGTGTGATTTTACTATCAATTATATTATCATTACTTATCCCCAAAAAAAAGGATATAAATCTTGATAAATAA